The region CCACTCGAAATTCTTAttcccatcaaccaacatatctcaaaatcaataaaatctaaTTCCCAAAATTTGTAAATCAAAGTTTAAACTTCTGTCCAAACCCAATACGCGTAAACGCACTGAAAATTGCCACCAGTCACCGTGACCGGTGATTTTTGGCAATAAAAGACAATCACTTGATACACTTATTTTCATTGactaatatattcaaaatttaaaatgttttaaaaatttagggtggacatttacaaaaagaaaattaaaaaatactaaattattatatataataaattttttaaaaatccagGGTGGGCTTGCCCACCCATGGCTCCGCCACTGCttatataattaagtattaAGTAgatacaaatatttgaaattacaatttcaacatttgaaatttcaattttaaatgtataaCTACGTAttaaatagatataaatatttaaatttaacattacaATTGATTGGATTTGTTATATTACTCATGTTGGATAGGATAACATTTGTTTGACAAAGATAAATCAgacaaattgagagagagaaggctgAGCGAGAGGCTAAAGGGGTGACACCCACACACCCATCCATCCCTTGTTAGCAGCGACCCATCCCTTGTTAGACAGCGTCGAACGTGATCAGCAGATCATGTCCTAAAATTGGCTATCACTATCTCAGTTAGCTTCAATTTAACATTATAATTGTATCATAGCACCGTAAATCTTATACCCTAAAGCAGCGTAAAATTTAAGGTAACGTGGACAAGAAGTGGTTCAAGTTGGAGTGTGAAGAACCACCGCTCTTGACAGCTCCCATGGCCAGCTGCTTCCACTTCAATGCATTCCTTCTGAtctcttcccctctctctccGCTGCCCATCACCGCCTCCAAACACCGcttcatctcttctctctccacCACCCCTTCTCCATTCGCCGCCGCTCTCACGCCGGTCCCCCACACCTCCTCCACCGCCTTAGCATTTGTGGTCTGGTCCAAAAACTGCGGACACGCCACCACCGGCACGCCGGCTACAAGGCTCTCCACCGCCGAGTTCCACCCGCAATGCGTCACAAAACACTGGATGGACCGGTGGCGCAGCACATCCGTCTGCGAGCACCACGGCACTATCAAGCCTGTTTCTTCGCTCAACTCTGGCTCGATCATGTCCTTCACTTCTCTTCCGTATTCCGACGATCTAATCACCCACAGGAACGGCCGGTGACTCGCCACGAGTGCTCGGAAAATCTCTTCCGTTTGCTTCTGCTGTAACGCCACCAGGCTTCCGAACGAGACGTAGATCGCCGAGGAATCTGGCTTTGAGTTTAACCAGTCGAGGTACTCTCTGGACTGCTCGAAGAGATCAATTCTCATGGACGAATCTGAGATCTCTCTTTCTTCATCACTGAAAAGAACTGGAACTAACGGCCCGATCGCGATCAAGTTCATGGAATCGACGGCTCTAATTGCGTCTTCTTTCAACGCATCAAACGTGTTGACAAGCACGCAAGGGTTTGGATCGTCTTCTAGGGTTTCTATGTGTTCTTGGATGGCCTTGATCACATAATTGTGTGGACTGTTCGGCAAGAGAAACGTCGGGATGTCGTTGGATGATATCAAAGGCATTCCGGCTAATTTTATCGAAATGGATGGGTCAATATCGGCGGTACCGCCATGGCAGAGACCGTTGCTACTGTTGAAGAACCTGTGGTATATAGCGAAACAAGTTGCAGACTGAACGGAAAGGTACGCAGAGGGCACCCGCATGTCACGAGCCACGGCGGCGGCCCAGCCGAGGATCAGGGAATAGATAAGGAAGCTCACCCGACTGCCGTCGGCGGCGAGGGTAGTGATCAGTTCGGCCAGTGATTTGCTCCCGGCGAGCCGCAGCTCGTCCATCACCCGGCCGTCATCTTTGACTATTTAGACTCTCAATTATAGAAGATGTGACGTTGCAACGTGGTTTCATGCTATTGgagtatttatattaatatatgaatattattaaaaaatgttataattaaattactatttttttaacaaaatacatatttaaattttattctaacATGTTTCCTTCATGTATATATTCGagctttttattaatttaaaaacacGTCTAAAcgtataattttaaatcaattatataaataaattttttattattctaattatatttttaaaattattatttaaaaaaaagtataattacctcaaaattatataatttaaaaatatttttaaaataataaaaaattaaatattaaaaaaatataaatacaaaagcaaaatatatatttgattatttcatttCTGTGATTCCTGTATGTTGGAAGCATCTTTGccctttatattttaatttcgtCAATATTTGTTAGCAAAACAGTTGGGGTGGTAATTGAGTCTTAAAATAACTTATCAATAATCTTATAAAtgcccttatttttaataaaattctataaattatatatactttgttaataaaaattatcaatatggtatttttttaattattgttaaaaaaataatcaccaAATTGAAATTTAGGAGGTTAAGAAGGATATTTCTAAAAACAGAGATATGtgaattaagaattttaaattgatctttatatatattattaataaagatgggtaaaaaatacttttattaaaagttatgttttcaaaagataaGAATGGGACGACCAATTTTACTTAACCCTGGTGATTATCCAAAGGACAATATCAACATGTGGTTAGATCCAGCAGTGAATCCATCGTCA is a window of Diospyros lotus cultivar Yz01 chromosome 10, ASM1463336v1, whole genome shotgun sequence DNA encoding:
- the LOC127811778 gene encoding crocetin glucosyltransferase, chloroplastic-like, whose protein sequence is MDELRLAGSKSLAELITTLAADGSRVSFLIYSLILGWAAAVARDMRVPSAYLSVQSATCFAIYHRFFNSSNGLCHGGTADIDPSISIKLAGMPLISSNDIPTFLLPNSPHNYVIKAIQEHIETLEDDPNPCVLVNTFDALKEDAIRAVDSMNLIAIGPLVPVLFSDEEREISDSSMRIDLFEQSREYLDWLNSKPDSSAIYVSFGSLVALQQKQTEEIFRALVASHRPFLWVIRSSEYGREVKDMIEPELSEETGLIVPWCSQTDVLRHRSIQCFVTHCGWNSAVESLVAGVPVVACPQFLDQTTNAKAVEEVWGTGVRAAANGEGVVEREEMKRCLEAVMGSGERGEEIRRNALKWKQLAMGAVKSGGSSHSNLNHFLSTLP